One Glaciihabitans arcticus DNA window includes the following coding sequences:
- a CDS encoding protoporphyrinogen oxidase: MNPKMLLLVGLAAGYVLGARAGREKYDTLKAKANELWENPRVARARRDVEAYARQQAPIIRERAEAAAKAAPGVIADAAKDVASKTSEVARDVATKTSDVAKDVAGKTSEVAKDVAAKTSATAKDVASKTSATAKNVAAKATDVAGDVRDSVVKTSKDLRGMGEDAVDRAVTAAGTARDNALETDEPDDRP; encoded by the coding sequence ATGAACCCCAAGATGCTGCTCCTTGTTGGTCTCGCCGCCGGATACGTGCTCGGAGCCCGCGCCGGGCGCGAGAAGTACGACACCCTCAAGGCCAAGGCGAACGAGCTGTGGGAGAATCCCCGCGTCGCTCGTGCCCGCCGCGATGTCGAGGCCTACGCCCGACAGCAGGCTCCGATCATCCGCGAGCGTGCGGAAGCGGCCGCCAAAGCGGCACCCGGAGTGATCGCCGACGCCGCCAAGGACGTCGCGAGCAAGACCAGCGAGGTCGCCCGCGACGTCGCCACGAAGACCTCAGACGTCGCGAAGGACGTCGCCGGCAAGACGTCCGAGGTCGCCAAGGACGTCGCCGCGAAGACGAGCGCGACTGCCAAGGACGTCGCGTCGAAAACCTCGGCCACCGCGAAGAACGTGGCAGCGAAAGCCACCGACGTCGCCGGCGACGTGCGCGACTCGGTCGTGAAGACTTCGAAGGACCTGCGCGGCATGGGCGAGGACGCCGTCGACCGCGCTGTCACCGCCGCCGGAACGGCTCGTGACAACGCGCTCGAGACCGACGAGCCCGACGACCGCCCGTAA